TTCTTTTCCCGCCTTGTGTCATCTCCAGCAAACTACCCAGTGTCCCTGGTTTGGTCCCACTTATCGTTCCTGAACCCAGCAAGTCCCCAACCTCAAGTGGGCACCCACCGATTGTATGATGGGCAATCATCTGAGGGAAGGAATAAATAAGGTTGCTACTTGTTGTTTGTGATAGAACGGTCCGCCTTCCTTCCTTGCCTGCAGTACAATTAGCACAGATCTTACTCGGCCGAAGTATGACCGTGCAAGTGTGTGGTAACCCACTGATAATAGAGACATCCAACTCAATCCCAAACACAGAATCGGTTCGGCGTTCCCTCAAATACGGAAGAAGGCTGGTTTCATTTGGGATGGGAGCACACCGAAATGGTTGCAGTGCCTCGGGGAGGACTACCCACGGGCTAATGGTAGAACAGAAGCTTTTGGCGTTGAAGGGACCAAGCGGAGCAGCTTCCCAGGCCTGAATGTCTCTCGCAGACCAGTCGTTTAGGAGAACATAGCCGAATATGTAGTCATCCGCCTTGTCAAGATCAATAGGCTCTCCCAGAGGGTTCGAGTTGCATAGAAAGGCACCTAATTCGAGTTCGATGTCGAGACGCTGACTTGCTGCAAGCACTGGAGAGCCGGATCTCTGCAGTAGAATTTGTCCCTTGGGCCTGCGAACGGGGGTCCCGGACACAACGACGGACGATGCACGGGAATGATAGCCAacggggagatggaggtaGTTTGGTTGAAGGGCGTTTGACGGGCCACGAAAGATAATGCCACAGTTCTCAGCATGATGCTTCCCGGCGAAGAAGTCCGTATAAGTTCCGATCTGCAGAGGGGTGTGGTTCTTGACGGTCTCTCGAGGGAGCAATGCCTGCTGGCGCAGGTTGATGTCGTCTTTCAGAACGTGAGGAATCGGCGTGTTCTGTCTGAAAACCGATTGAAGGTACTCGCGGACCTCTCGGTGCACGCCGCGACCCAATGAGGCAAATCTGTTCAGGGTCTTCTCGTTGAAGATAGATATGTCCAAGGCCGTAGATTCCAGCCCACGGAATCCATCACTGAGAGCAAAGACGCACAGGTCCAGTACGAAATCGCCAATTGCCACTGCGGGGCGGGGGGTTTGGGAACGAGCAGTAGATATTATGCCAAACGGAATGTTGGCAATGCTGAAATGGGATCCGTGTGGGATGGGCAGCCAGCTGGTTGGCGACATGGTGGAGGTTTGCGAGGTGGTGGGTGGAACATACAGAGGCAGGAAACTCACCTTGTCAAATATAATAGACAGTTGCAATCATAATTGAGGTATTGTAATTCCGCCCATTGATCGAGTTCCGCATCAATTTGTCATTTGGCTTATGAGATATTCGGAACATCCCGATAGTCGCTGACGTTGAAGGCAATCGTCACAGCAGACGCCGGAATTAAGCCCGGACTGTGTCTAATAAAGCAAGATAGCCCAAATGGCAGCCAAAGGCGTGAAAGCACACGGCCAGGAAGCTCACAAAATGCCAGTCTCACAGTTCCCGATTCCCGAGAAATACCACTACCTCCATGGACTGGGTTCGAACCACGAGTATGGCGTCTTTCCTATCCCAGCAAGAGATGAGCTGACGAAATGAACAGAACGGAGGCCAAACAAGGTGCCCTCCCCATCGGCCAGAATTCACCACAAAAAGCCCCATTCGGCCTGTATGCAGAGAAGATCTCAGGCACCGCGTTCACGGCTCCTCGTGCGCAAAACCGGCAGGCCTGGGTCTATCGCGTGCTCCCATCATGCACCCACACCAAGTTTAGTCCCATGGACGCGGTGCCAGTTTCCTCGCACAATGACCT
Above is a window of Aspergillus puulaauensis MK2 DNA, chromosome 2, nearly complete sequence DNA encoding:
- a CDS encoding uncharacterized protein (COG:G;~EggNog:ENOG410PIEU;~InterPro:IPR015377,IPR036462,IPR036663,IPR011234, IPR005959;~PFAM:PF09298,PF01557;~go_function: GO:0003824 - catalytic activity [Evidence IEA];~go_function: GO:0004334 - fumarylacetoacetase activity [Evidence IEA];~go_process: GO:0009072 - aromatic amino acid family metabolic process [Evidence IEA]) yields the protein MSPTSWLPIPHGSHFSIANIPFGIISTARSQTPRPAVAIGDFVLDLCVFALSDGFRGLESTALDISIFNEKTLNRFASLGRGVHREVREYLQSVFRQNTPIPHVLKDDINLRQQALLPRETVKNHTPLQIGTYTDFFAGKHHAENCGIIFRGPSNALQPNYLHLPVGYHSRASSVVVSGTPVRRPKGQILLQRSGSPVLAASQRLDIELELGAFLCNSNPLGEPIDLDKADDYIFGYVLLNDWSARDIQAWEAAPLGPFNAKSFCSTISPWVVLPEALQPFRCAPIPNETSLLPYLRERRTDSVFGIELDVSIISKEGRRTVLSQTTSSNLIYSFPQMIAHHTIGGCPLEVGDLLGSGTISGTKPGTLGSLLEMTQGGKRMVQLADGEERCFLDDGDSVVIEGRCGSGDQDGIVGFGECSGTIIPSIL